From Streptomyces sp. TLI_105, the proteins below share one genomic window:
- a CDS encoding proline dehydrogenase family protein, whose translation MLGPVILAASRSDKMRRLVSAAPGTKQVVARFIAGETVDDVVPIVSELSGRGLEVTLDVVGEDITTVEHSYAARDAYLELIGRLKELGLGARAEMSVKLSMFGQSLENGHELALANVRPVVEAAAEIGTTVTLDAEDHTTLDSMFAIHEELRKDFPQTGCVIQAYLFRTEDDARRLAANGSRVRIVKGAYKEPASVAIQDKPEIDKAYVRIMKILMDGEGYPMIGSHDPRLISIGQELARRAGRKMDEYEFQMLYGIRSEEQNRLAAEGHRMRVYTAYGTDWYGYFMRRLAEKPANLLFFVRSILTKG comes from the coding sequence GTGCTGGGTCCCGTGATCCTCGCCGCGTCGCGCAGCGACAAGATGCGCCGTCTCGTGTCGGCCGCCCCCGGGACCAAGCAGGTCGTCGCCCGCTTCATCGCCGGCGAGACGGTCGACGACGTCGTCCCGATCGTCTCCGAGCTGAGCGGCCGCGGCCTGGAGGTCACCCTCGACGTCGTCGGTGAGGACATCACCACCGTCGAGCACTCGTACGCCGCCCGGGACGCCTACCTGGAGCTCATCGGCCGCCTCAAGGAGCTGGGCCTCGGCGCCCGCGCCGAGATGTCCGTGAAGCTGTCGATGTTCGGCCAGTCCCTGGAGAACGGCCACGAGCTGGCCCTCGCGAACGTCCGCCCCGTCGTCGAGGCCGCCGCCGAGATCGGCACCACCGTCACCCTGGACGCCGAGGACCACACCACCCTCGACTCGATGTTCGCCATCCACGAGGAGCTGCGGAAGGACTTCCCGCAGACCGGCTGCGTCATCCAGGCCTACCTCTTCCGCACCGAGGACGACGCCCGTCGCCTCGCCGCGAACGGCTCTCGCGTCCGGATCGTGAAGGGCGCCTACAAGGAGCCCGCCTCCGTCGCCATCCAGGACAAGCCCGAGATCGACAAGGCGTACGTCCGGATCATGAAGATCCTGATGGACGGCGAGGGCTACCCGATGATCGGCTCGCACGACCCGCGCCTGATCTCCATCGGCCAGGAGCTGGCCCGCCGCGCAGGGCGCAAGATGGACGAGTACGAGTTCCAGATGCTGTACGGCATCCGCAGCGAGGAGCAGAACCGGCTCGCCGCCGAGGGCCACCGCATGCGCGTCTACACCGCGTACGGCACCGACTGGTACGGCTACTTC